The following proteins come from a genomic window of Pseudomonas sp. MAG733B:
- a CDS encoding cupin translates to MTAQILLLERNGWVPNNPRLPVLVYPKAIVIEGSDPAALFEKTFSANGWPPQWRDGVYSYHHYHTEGHEVLGIASGHARLMLGGPEGHVLEVGPGDVVLLPAGTGHCNLGASDDFLVVGAYPPGQRPDICREAPSAEQLANIAKLPFPEQDPVEGVDGALTQYW, encoded by the coding sequence ATGACTGCTCAAATCTTGCTGCTTGAACGCAACGGCTGGGTGCCCAACAACCCACGCCTGCCGGTGCTGGTTTACCCGAAGGCCATTGTCATTGAAGGCAGCGACCCGGCGGCGCTGTTCGAGAAAACCTTCAGCGCCAATGGCTGGCCGCCGCAGTGGCGGGACGGGGTTTACAGCTATCACCACTATCACACCGAGGGTCATGAAGTGCTGGGCATCGCCAGCGGTCATGCACGGTTGATGCTCGGTGGCCCGGAGGGACACGTGCTGGAAGTCGGTCCGGGTGATGTGGTGTTGCTGCCTGCCGGCACCGGTCACTGCAACCTGGGCGCGAGCGATGATTTTCTAGTGGTTGGGGCTTACCCGCCGGGCCAGCGTCCTGATATTTGCCGAGAAGCGCCGAGCGCTGAACAACTGGCGAACATCGCGAAACTGCCGTTTCCCGAACAGGATCCGGTGGAGGGTGTGGATGGCGCGTTGACGCAATACTGGTGA
- a CDS encoding TonB-dependent receptor has product MTSRSLPNRSKLRPARIPMNALSLAIALSAMAPAHGVWAAEASQSAASRTYAIGAGSLSSVLAQFAAQSGVLLSFDAGLLKDQNSQGLQGNFTVQSGFARLLQGSGYSLIATGADSYTVAPQVNSGAALELGATTVSGIATEADTYAGGQVARSARLGVLGNRDIKDVPFSVVSYTAKTIEDQQARTVGDVLLNDSSVRQSAGFGNFSQVFTIRGLPLTTDDISFNGLYGVLPRQIITTEALERVELFKGPNAFINGVAPGGSGIGGSVDLVPKRAQDIPTRSVTLDYASDSQVGGHIDLGQRFGEDNRFGARVNLAQHGGDTAVDDESEHSQLIAVGLDYRGERLRVSTDLGYQKQRINNGRSVVYPTGTKVPHAPSAKDNYAQDWTWSELEDTYGMVNAEYDLNDNWTAYAGGGAKHTRENGQYSSLYVANDGSGKVGFLYSPHDEDNKSAIAGLNGHFNTGPVTHQMNFGLSGTWGEQRSAFEAILVANRVNGNLYNPVQVPRPTNTYFGSDIHDPRIVGKTRVKSAAVSDTLGFIDDRVLLTLGVRRQTIEADAWNTTSGARTANYEESITTPVYGLVIKPWEHVSFYANRIEGLQQGPTSPSTGITNPNEVFAPNRSKQTEAGVKLDWNSFGATLGVYRIEMPNSSTSTVTGNRLPTFSVDGEQINKGVELNVFGEPLDGLRVLAGATWMDTEQKKTSNGLNDGNRAAGVPRFQYNLGADWDVPGIQGAALSGRMLRTGGEYVNAANSLSIPAWTRVDLGARYGFKADDKYITLRANVENVANKAYWSSASTSNNYLTQGEPRTLKLSATVDF; this is encoded by the coding sequence ATGACTTCCCGATCGCTCCCGAACCGCAGCAAACTCCGTCCGGCCCGCATCCCCATGAATGCGCTGAGCCTGGCCATCGCCCTGTCCGCTATGGCCCCCGCGCATGGCGTCTGGGCCGCCGAAGCCAGCCAAAGCGCTGCTTCGCGCACTTACGCCATCGGCGCCGGTTCGCTGTCCAGCGTATTGGCGCAGTTCGCGGCGCAGTCAGGCGTGTTGTTGTCTTTCGATGCAGGTTTGCTGAAGGATCAAAACAGCCAGGGCCTGCAAGGCAATTTCACCGTGCAGTCCGGTTTCGCCCGGTTGCTGCAAGGCAGCGGCTATTCGCTGATCGCCACCGGCGCCGACAGCTACACCGTGGCGCCCCAGGTCAACAGCGGCGCGGCGCTGGAGCTGGGCGCCACCACGGTCAGTGGCATCGCCACCGAAGCCGATACCTACGCCGGTGGTCAGGTGGCCCGTTCGGCGCGCCTGGGCGTGCTGGGCAATCGCGATATCAAAGACGTGCCGTTCAGCGTGGTCAGCTACACCGCCAAGACCATCGAGGATCAGCAGGCGCGAACCGTCGGTGATGTGTTGCTCAACGACTCGTCGGTGCGCCAGTCCGCGGGCTTCGGCAACTTCTCACAGGTGTTCACCATCCGCGGTCTGCCGTTGACCACCGACGACATTTCGTTCAATGGCCTGTACGGCGTGCTGCCACGGCAGATCATCACCACCGAAGCGTTGGAGCGGGTCGAGCTGTTCAAGGGCCCGAACGCGTTCATCAACGGTGTCGCGCCGGGCGGCAGCGGTATCGGCGGTAGCGTCGACCTGGTGCCCAAGCGCGCGCAGGACATCCCGACCCGCAGCGTGACCCTCGATTACGCCAGTGACAGTCAGGTCGGCGGGCACATCGATCTCGGCCAGCGCTTCGGTGAAGACAACCGCTTCGGCGCGCGGGTCAACCTCGCCCAGCACGGTGGCGATACTGCCGTGGATGATGAAAGCGAACACTCACAGCTGATCGCTGTCGGCCTGGATTATCGCGGTGAGCGCCTGCGCGTCTCCACCGACCTCGGCTACCAAAAACAACGCATCAACAACGGTCGCTCAGTGGTCTACCCCACCGGCACCAAAGTCCCGCACGCACCGTCAGCCAAGGACAACTACGCCCAGGACTGGACCTGGTCGGAGCTCGAAGACACCTACGGCATGGTCAACGCCGAGTACGACCTCAACGACAACTGGACCGCCTACGCTGGCGGTGGCGCCAAGCACACCCGGGAAAACGGCCAGTATTCGTCGCTGTACGTCGCCAACGACGGCAGCGGCAAAGTCGGCTTCCTCTACTCGCCCCACGACGAAGACAACAAAAGTGCGATCGCCGGTTTGAACGGTCATTTCAATACCGGCCCGGTCACGCACCAGATGAACTTCGGTTTGTCCGGCACTTGGGGTGAACAGCGCTCGGCATTCGAAGCGATCCTGGTGGCCAACCGCGTCAACGGAAATTTGTACAACCCGGTCCAGGTGCCGCGCCCGACCAATACCTATTTCGGCAGCGATATCCATGACCCGCGCATCGTCGGCAAAACCCGAGTCAAGAGTGCCGCCGTTTCCGACACCCTGGGCTTCATCGACGACCGCGTCCTGCTGACCCTCGGCGTGCGCCGCCAGACCATCGAAGCCGATGCGTGGAACACCACCAGCGGTGCACGTACCGCCAACTACGAAGAGTCGATCACCACACCGGTCTACGGTTTGGTGATCAAGCCGTGGGAGCATGTGTCTTTCTACGCCAACCGCATCGAAGGCCTGCAACAAGGCCCGACCTCGCCGTCCACCGGCATCACCAACCCCAACGAAGTGTTCGCCCCCAACCGCAGCAAACAGACCGAGGCCGGGGTAAAACTGGACTGGAACAGCTTCGGCGCGACGCTGGGTGTGTACCGCATCGAGATGCCGAACAGCTCGACCTCGACCGTCACCGGCAACCGCTTGCCGACCTTCAGCGTCGACGGCGAGCAAATAAACAAAGGCGTTGAGCTGAACGTGTTCGGCGAGCCGCTCGATGGTCTGCGTGTGCTGGCCGGGGCGACCTGGATGGACACCGAACAGAAGAAAACCTCCAACGGCCTCAACGACGGCAACCGCGCCGCAGGCGTGCCGCGCTTCCAGTACAACCTCGGCGCCGACTGGGACGTGCCGGGCATCCAGGGCGCGGCCCTCAGCGGACGCATGCTGCGCACCGGCGGCGAATACGTGAACGCCGCCAACAGCCTGAGCATCCCGGCCTGGACCCGCGTCGACCTCGGCGCCCGCTACGGCTTCAAGGCCGACGACAAATACATCACCCTGCGCGCCAACGTCGAAAACGTGGCAAACAAGGCGTACTGGTCTTCGGCCTCTACGTCCAACAATTACCTGACCCAGGGCGAACCACGGACGCTGAAATTGTCGGCGACGGTGGATTTCTAA
- a CDS encoding PLD nuclease N-terminal domain-containing protein gives MQFETTWIVLAAVLLLIELWAINRLRKSDGKASTRGVWMVVIVFVPLLGLIAWALAGPKHIANNPQSAQARQ, from the coding sequence ATGCAATTTGAAACAACGTGGATCGTGCTCGCGGCTGTTCTTCTACTGATTGAATTGTGGGCGATCAATCGGCTGCGCAAGAGCGACGGCAAGGCGAGCACCCGAGGCGTCTGGATGGTGGTGATCGTGTTCGTGCCGTTGCTGGGGTTGATCGCCTGGGCCTTGGCCGGGCCGAAGCACATCGCGAACAACCCGCAGTCGGCGCAGGCCCGGCAATAA
- a CDS encoding MFS transporter, with protein MQSTTAVTPALSVRWALLSLSLSMLLSSLGTSIANVGLPTLAEVFDASFQQVQWIVLAYLLAITTLIVSVGRLGDLIGRRRLLLSGIGLFTLASALCGLAPTLDLLIGARALQGLGAAIMMALTLAFVGETVSKEKTGSAMGLLGTMSAIGTAMGPSLGGVLIATFGWQAIFLITVPLGLLTLLLAHRYLPVDRQTAKRAVFDPLGTLVLALTLGAYALAMTLGRGHFGALNIALLLAACVGVGVFVWVEDRVAAPLIRLAMFRDPQLSGSLVMSLLVTTVLMTTLVVGPFYLSQALGLNAIGVGLVMSVGPLVAALTGVPAGRIADRFGARRMTFAGLIAIALGCFLLSVLPSSYGIGGYIAPIVVITLGYAVFQTANNTAVMADVQPEQRGVVSGLLNLSRNLGLITGASVLGAVFAMASATVDLSTAQPDAIASGMRLTFTVALGLIGIACLIAVGSHALTTGRDQR; from the coding sequence ATGCAATCCACAACAGCCGTCACACCTGCGCTGTCAGTCAGATGGGCACTGCTCAGCCTGTCACTGTCGATGCTGCTGTCATCGCTCGGCACCAGTATCGCCAACGTGGGTTTGCCGACACTGGCCGAGGTGTTCGATGCGTCTTTTCAGCAGGTGCAGTGGATCGTCCTCGCCTACTTGCTGGCCATTACCACCCTGATCGTCAGCGTCGGTCGCCTCGGTGATCTCATCGGACGGCGTCGCCTGCTGTTGTCCGGGATCGGTTTGTTCACGCTCGCTTCAGCCCTGTGCGGTCTGGCGCCGACCCTTGATCTACTGATCGGCGCCCGGGCGCTGCAAGGCCTCGGCGCGGCGATCATGATGGCGCTGACGCTGGCGTTCGTCGGTGAGACCGTGAGCAAAGAAAAGACCGGCAGCGCCATGGGCCTGCTCGGCACCATGTCGGCCATCGGTACGGCGATGGGGCCATCGCTCGGAGGTGTGCTGATTGCCACATTCGGCTGGCAGGCGATTTTCCTGATCACCGTGCCCTTGGGCCTGCTGACCCTGCTGCTCGCCCACCGCTACTTGCCCGTTGATCGGCAGACAGCAAAACGCGCCGTTTTCGATCCGCTGGGCACTTTGGTGCTGGCCCTGACGCTCGGTGCCTACGCGCTGGCCATGACCCTCGGACGCGGTCATTTCGGCGCGCTGAATATCGCCCTGCTGTTGGCAGCTTGCGTCGGCGTCGGTGTGTTTGTGTGGGTTGAAGATCGCGTGGCCGCCCCGTTGATTCGCCTGGCAATGTTCCGCGATCCGCAACTCAGTGGCAGCCTGGTCATGAGCCTGTTGGTGACAACGGTATTGATGACGACCCTGGTGGTCGGGCCGTTCTATTTGTCCCAGGCGCTTGGGTTGAACGCCATCGGGGTCGGGCTGGTGATGTCCGTCGGGCCATTGGTTGCCGCGCTGACCGGCGTACCTGCCGGACGCATTGCCGACCGTTTCGGCGCACGACGCATGACCTTCGCTGGCCTGATCGCCATCGCACTCGGCTGTTTCCTGTTGTCGGTGCTACCGAGCAGCTACGGCATTGGCGGCTACATCGCGCCGATAGTGGTGATCACGTTGGGCTATGCAGTGTTCCAGACCGCCAACAACACGGCGGTCATGGCCGATGTCCAGCCGGAGCAACGGGGCGTGGTATCCGGACTGCTCAACCTGTCACGCAATCTGGGGTTGATTACCGGAGCTTCGGTGTTGGGCGCGGTGTTCGCCATGGCTTCGGCAACGGTCGACCTGAGTACCGCACAACCCGACGCGATTGCCAGTGGCATGCGCCTGACGTTTACCGTCGCGCTGGGGTTGATTGGCATTGCCTGCCTGATCGCGGTGGGCAGCCATGCGCTGACCACGGGGCGTGATCAGCGCTAA
- a CDS encoding PAS domain-containing protein, with product MDILNLLARKAQPLASTLSADGHLLNLSASLSDQLGYAPDELLDQPIERIFSVDSMRTVQSLFANPPADEQIHSLELTLIRHNGGLLHVIASGLLEWRTVQPARLHLLKIPLGVLGHRLREMHNANEVMSQMLQSAKVAYWCIEFAEAVDINNSPDEIVRQVFENDSHWRLCNRAMADVYEMPSDVDFNQQPVRLYWPRSPANEEFVRRLIEAGFSVDCALSVDRRHDGSPAYVENDVRATIVNGQLLRMWGSIRDVSQELRMQHDAEQRIDALRRVFDAVPDAVLVIDEHLQPQWRNAAFEETFGITQGAGIARLLLDNALPERTWQSLPLPGLGGRERQFNVHCSRILIREGVAWRVAVFRQSQGVRRTEELHP from the coding sequence ATGGATATCCTGAATTTGCTGGCCAGAAAAGCCCAGCCTCTGGCCAGTACCCTGAGTGCCGACGGGCACCTGCTCAACCTTTCCGCCAGCCTGAGCGATCAATTGGGTTATGCACCCGACGAACTGCTCGACCAGCCGATCGAACGCATCTTCAGCGTCGACTCGATGCGTACTGTGCAATCGCTGTTTGCCAACCCACCTGCCGATGAACAGATCCACAGCCTGGAATTGACCCTGATTCGCCACAACGGCGGGCTGTTGCACGTGATTGCCAGTGGCTTGCTGGAATGGCGGACAGTGCAACCGGCACGTCTTCATCTATTGAAAATCCCGCTTGGGGTTCTGGGTCATCGGCTACGGGAAATGCACAACGCCAATGAGGTGATGAGCCAGATGCTGCAGAGCGCCAAGGTCGCCTACTGGTGCATCGAGTTCGCCGAGGCGGTGGACATCAACAATTCACCGGATGAAATCGTCCGCCAGGTATTCGAAAACGACTCCCACTGGCGCCTGTGCAACCGTGCTATGGCCGATGTCTACGAGATGCCGTCCGATGTCGATTTCAACCAGCAACCCGTGCGACTGTACTGGCCGCGCAGCCCGGCCAACGAAGAGTTCGTGCGGCGGTTGATCGAAGCCGGGTTCAGCGTCGATTGCGCACTGTCGGTGGACCGTCGCCATGACGGTTCGCCCGCCTACGTGGAAAACGACGTACGGGCGACCATCGTTAACGGCCAGTTGTTGCGGATGTGGGGCAGCATTCGCGACGTCAGCCAGGAACTGCGCATGCAGCACGACGCCGAGCAACGCATCGATGCCCTGCGCCGGGTGTTCGATGCAGTGCCTGACGCGGTGCTGGTGATCGATGAACACCTGCAACCGCAATGGCGCAACGCAGCCTTCGAAGAAACCTTTGGTATCACCCAAGGTGCAGGCATCGCTCGACTGTTGCTGGACAACGCACTGCCCGAACGCACCTGGCAAAGCCTGCCCCTGCCGGGCCTTGGCGGGCGCGAACGGCAGTTCAATGTGCATTGTTCGCGCATCCTGATCCGTGAAGGCGTGGCCTGGCGGGTTGCGGTGTTCCGCCAAAGCCAGGGCGTTCGCCGCACCGAAGAGTTGCACCCATGA
- a CDS encoding organic hydroperoxide resistance protein, with translation MINQIETVLYTGKTVTTGGRQGESRSDDGRLEIKLSPPGSAGSGTNPEQLLGAGWSACFIGALGKAAVALKVSLPADTSVATEIDLGKTDNAFFLQARLNVSLPGVDPVLARTLVDAAHQTCPYSKATRGNIDVTINLV, from the coding sequence ATGATCAATCAAATCGAAACCGTGCTGTACACCGGCAAGACCGTCACCACTGGCGGCCGTCAGGGCGAATCGCGCAGTGATGACGGGCGTCTGGAAATCAAGCTGTCCCCGCCTGGTTCTGCCGGCAGCGGCACCAATCCCGAGCAACTGCTGGGTGCCGGTTGGTCGGCCTGTTTCATCGGTGCGCTGGGCAAGGCAGCGGTCGCGTTGAAAGTCAGTTTGCCGGCTGATACCAGCGTTGCAACCGAGATAGACCTGGGCAAGACCGACAATGCGTTTTTCCTCCAGGCGCGTCTGAACGTCAGCCTGCCGGGCGTGGACCCGGTGCTGGCGCGCACGCTGGTGGACGCCGCTCACCAGACCTGCCCGTATTCCAAGGCTACCCGTGGCAACATCGACGTGACGATCAATCTGGTTTGA
- a CDS encoding GNAT family N-acetyltransferase, with amino-acid sequence MFNIRVMTQDDYDAVIDLMRSTPGISLRDADSRESTARYLQRNPGMSFVAEVDGTFCGCVMCGHDGRRGYLQHLLVLPEFRRQGVANALVERCLSSLEREGIFKCHLDVFKTNEAAARYWQGQGWQLRTDIDRYSFIRSGNANA; translated from the coding sequence ATGTTCAATATCCGTGTGATGACCCAGGACGACTACGATGCGGTCATCGATCTCATGCGCAGCACGCCGGGCATCTCATTGCGCGATGCCGACTCCCGCGAATCGACTGCGCGATATCTGCAACGCAATCCCGGCATGAGCTTCGTGGCTGAAGTCGACGGCACATTTTGCGGCTGCGTGATGTGCGGGCATGACGGTCGTCGGGGTTATCTCCAGCATTTGCTGGTGCTTCCCGAATTTCGTCGGCAGGGCGTCGCCAACGCACTGGTTGAGCGTTGCCTGTCGAGCCTTGAGCGCGAAGGCATCTTCAAATGTCACCTTGACGTGTTCAAGACCAACGAGGCAGCAGCCCGGTATTGGCAGGGGCAGGGGTGGCAGTTGCGCACGGATATTGATCGGTATTCGTTTATCCGTTCGGGGAATGCAAATGCGTAA
- a CDS encoding LysR family transcriptional regulator, with amino-acid sequence MSAPDFNLLITLDVLLTEGSVARAAKRLRLSPSAMSRALARLRETMGDPLLVRAGRGLVPTPRALELRERVSQLVQEAEAVLRPAEQPDLMHLERTFTMRTSEGFVENFGAALIALVAAQAPGVRLRFVHKPDKDSTSLRDGTVDLETGVVGKAASPELRTQGLFRDRFIGVVRLGHSLGDDAITPARYAAGSHISVSRRGLEKGPIDEALEPLGLKRQIATIVGGFSTALALARGSDLIASVPERHTANLRTGMHSFALPLDLPEFTVAMLWHPRLDADPVHRWLRGCLREVCGQAANGAL; translated from the coding sequence ATGTCCGCTCCCGATTTCAACTTGTTGATTACCCTGGATGTATTGCTGACCGAAGGCAGCGTGGCGCGGGCCGCCAAGCGCTTGCGCCTCAGTCCGTCAGCGATGAGTCGGGCGCTGGCGCGTCTGCGCGAAACCATGGGCGATCCGCTGCTGGTCCGGGCCGGGCGCGGCCTGGTGCCGACGCCGCGAGCACTGGAGCTGCGTGAGCGTGTCAGTCAACTGGTACAAGAAGCAGAGGCGGTGCTGCGCCCGGCCGAGCAACCCGACCTCATGCACCTGGAACGCACCTTCACCATGCGCACCAGCGAAGGCTTCGTCGAAAACTTCGGTGCTGCGCTGATCGCCCTCGTCGCTGCACAGGCACCAGGCGTGCGCCTGCGTTTCGTGCACAAACCCGACAAGGACAGCACGTCACTGCGCGACGGTACGGTCGATCTGGAAACCGGTGTAGTCGGGAAGGCCGCCAGCCCGGAGCTGCGCACTCAAGGCTTGTTCCGCGACCGTTTCATCGGCGTGGTGCGCCTGGGACATTCGCTGGGTGATGACGCGATCACGCCCGCGCGTTATGCGGCGGGCAGCCATATCAGTGTGTCACGACGGGGATTGGAAAAAGGGCCGATTGATGAGGCACTGGAGCCGCTCGGATTGAAGCGTCAGATCGCGACGATCGTCGGCGGTTTTTCGACGGCGCTGGCATTGGCTCGCGGCAGTGACCTGATCGCCAGCGTGCCCGAACGCCATACCGCCAATCTGCGCACCGGCATGCACAGCTTTGCGCTACCGCTGGACCTGCCGGAATTTACCGTGGCGATGCTCTGGCATCCGCGGCTGGATGCTGACCCGGTGCATCGCTGGTTGCGGGGCTGCTTGCGTGAAGTGTGCGGGCAAGCAGCAAACGGGGCGCTCTAG
- a CDS encoding cupin domain-containing protein — protein MSRNNKTNAASLLGVAIVAAALTAFAGLSQAQETKPAADAGQAPAKSWQTGIKRTDLVRHDLDVEGREVIQVLVDFDPGVASPKHSHPGVEVAHVISGTFEYELEGQPNVTLKAGDSLYIPAGTVHKAKNVGTVKASELATYIVKKDTPLLKIEQ, from the coding sequence ATGTCCCGAAATAACAAAACCAACGCCGCCAGCCTGCTCGGCGTCGCCATCGTCGCCGCGGCACTCACCGCTTTCGCTGGTTTGTCTCAGGCCCAAGAGACCAAACCAGCCGCCGACGCCGGCCAGGCTCCCGCCAAGAGTTGGCAGACCGGCATCAAGCGTACCGATCTGGTGCGTCATGACCTCGATGTAGAAGGTCGGGAAGTGATTCAGGTGCTGGTCGATTTCGATCCGGGTGTCGCGTCGCCGAAGCACTCGCACCCGGGTGTCGAAGTCGCCCACGTGATTTCCGGGACCTTCGAGTACGAACTTGAAGGTCAGCCGAACGTGACGCTCAAGGCCGGCGACTCGTTGTACATCCCGGCCGGCACCGTGCACAAGGCGAAGAACGTCGGCACCGTCAAGGCTTCGGAGCTGGCCACCTACATCGTCAAGAAAGACACGCCGCTGTTGAAAATCGAGCAGTAA
- a CDS encoding sigma 54-interacting transcriptional regulator, whose translation MKDTNLPPTMQMGMRSSVNVSTEVLGALLQTPALHALLDSFSEALIVTDGEGQVRFLNLAAERVNRLSKQQAVGLSESDFFQRSALNYDDLLAALNRGGNSALTRSREGRVLLSSTHAIPTGAYEKPFRMLTQKDFDGSQPQRRTSLGSRPVEPQGLRDPQDNALHLSPQLSSIADTGVRAFRRRARLLLLGEPGVGKTAIARHIHRAAGWGDRPFIHVNCGSIPESLFESEMFGYERGAFTGALQGGKQGYIEAASGGTLFLDEIGEIPLHVQAKLLKFLEDSTIQSVGSPLSKTVQVQVIAATNKDLRHLVSTGEFRADLYYRLAVLPVEIPPLRQHRDDLPFLIDILLSRINGDREPSLSLSTGCRKRLMSYDFPGNIRELVNIFERLAVLADDEAQEHHLPAELLEPQRSPPHSRPSIVEDEPQDNPEQNLKLQVQQFERQVILQAVDLCGSKRKAAQHLGIDIGTLIRKLQRD comes from the coding sequence ATGAAAGATACCAACCTGCCCCCAACCATGCAGATGGGCATGCGTTCTTCGGTCAATGTCAGCACTGAAGTGCTGGGTGCACTGCTGCAAACTCCAGCGCTGCACGCCTTGCTCGACAGCTTCAGCGAAGCGTTGATCGTGACGGACGGCGAAGGCCAGGTGCGCTTTCTCAATCTGGCCGCCGAACGTGTCAACCGGCTCTCCAAACAGCAAGCCGTCGGGCTGTCGGAAAGTGATTTTTTCCAGCGTTCGGCCTTGAATTACGATGATCTGCTGGCTGCGTTGAATCGCGGTGGCAACAGCGCGTTGACCCGCTCGCGGGAAGGTCGCGTCCTGCTCAGCAGCACGCATGCGATTCCCACGGGTGCTTACGAAAAACCGTTCCGCATGTTGACCCAGAAAGACTTCGACGGCAGCCAGCCACAGCGTCGAACCTCCCTTGGCAGCCGACCGGTGGAACCCCAGGGCCTGCGTGATCCTCAGGACAATGCCCTGCATCTTTCCCCGCAACTGTCGAGCATCGCCGATACCGGCGTGCGTGCTTTTCGCCGGCGCGCGCGGTTGTTGCTGCTGGGTGAACCGGGGGTCGGCAAGACCGCCATCGCCCGGCATATTCATCGGGCGGCCGGTTGGGGTGACCGGCCGTTCATTCACGTCAATTGCGGGAGCATTCCCGAGAGCCTTTTCGAATCGGAGATGTTCGGCTACGAGCGCGGCGCGTTCACCGGCGCCTTGCAGGGCGGCAAGCAAGGCTATATCGAGGCGGCCTCGGGCGGGACATTGTTTCTCGACGAAATCGGCGAAATCCCCCTGCATGTCCAGGCCAAGTTATTGAAGTTTCTCGAAGACAGCACCATCCAGTCAGTCGGCTCGCCCCTGAGCAAGACCGTACAGGTGCAGGTCATCGCCGCCACCAACAAAGACCTGCGCCACTTGGTGAGCACCGGCGAGTTTCGTGCCGACCTTTACTATCGCCTCGCCGTGCTGCCCGTTGAAATTCCGCCGCTGCGCCAGCACCGGGATGATTTGCCGTTTCTGATCGATATTCTCCTGAGCCGCATCAATGGCGACCGCGAGCCGTCGCTGAGCCTGTCGACCGGCTGCCGCAAGCGTCTGATGAGCTATGACTTTCCGGGCAATATTCGGGAACTGGTGAACATCTTCGAGCGGCTGGCGGTGCTTGCCGACGATGAAGCGCAGGAGCATCACTTGCCGGCCGAACTGCTAGAGCCGCAGCGCTCGCCGCCGCACTCGAGACCTTCCATCGTGGAGGACGAGCCGCAAGACAACCCGGAGCAAAACCTCAAACTTCAGGTTCAACAGTTCGAACGCCAAGTGATCCTCCAGGCCGTGGACCTGTGCGGCAGCAAGCGCAAGGCTGCGCAGCACCTGGGCATCGACATCGGCACGCTGATTCGCAAGTTGCAGCGCGATTAA